Proteins found in one Camelus bactrianus isolate YW-2024 breed Bactrian camel chromosome X, ASM4877302v1, whole genome shotgun sequence genomic segment:
- the MAGEE2 gene encoding melanoma-associated antigen E2 produces MSLVSQNACHCSAETTADYSDFQGEMQATNASGSPTSMLVPDALQGPQAPVDPQGASAPQAAQNPNDLEVLIDEQSRRLGALRVHDPLEDKSIALVNFMRMKSQIEGSIQQTEMLEFLREYSDQFPEILRRASAHLDQVFGLNLRVLDPQADTYNLISKRGHQTTDRIAESLDMPKAGLLALVLGHILLNGNRAREASIWDLLLKVDVLDEPQRINIPFGNTRNLLTTDFVRMRFLEYWPVYGTNPLEFEFLWGSRAHKEITKMEALKFVAQAHDEEPWSWPEEYNKALEADKAKERSQAAGLEFWSEDTMNDKANDLVQLAINVTEELLPIHQDELLAHTGKEFEDVFPNILSRATLILDLFYGFSLIEVDTSEHIYLLVQQPESEEEQMMLESLGRPTQEYVMPILGLIFLMGNRVKEANVWNLLRRYGVDVGRKHAITCKLMRQRYLECRPLSYSNPVEYELLWGPRAHLETTKMKALEYMARLYRKRPQDWPEQYREAVEDEEARARSEATAMFFFGPM; encoded by the coding sequence ATGTCTCTGGTAAGCCAGAATGCGTGCCACTGCAGCGCAGAGACCACTGCAGATTACAGCGACTTCCAGGGTGAGATGCAGGCTACTAATGCCTCCGGGTCCCCCACCTCCATGCTGGTTCCTGATGCCCTCCAGGGCCCTCAGGCACCAGTCGACCCTCAGGGTGCCAGCGCTCCCCAGGCTGCGCAGAACCCGAACGACCTCGAGGTGCTGATCGACGAGCAGTCCCGACGTTTGGGGGCGCTCAGGGTCCACGACCCTCTAGAAGACAAGTCGATTGCTTTGGTGAATTTCATGCGCATGAAAAGCCAAATTGAGGGGTCTATCCAGCAGACAGAGATGCTGGAGTTCCTCAGAGAATACTCAGATCAGTTTCCTGAGATCCTCAGACGAGCCTCAGCCCATCTGGATCAGGTCTTTGGGTTGAACCTGAGGGTTCTTGATCCTCAGGCTGACACCTACAACCTAATCAGCAAACGGGGTCACCAGACCACTGATCGGATAGCAGAATCCCTGGACATGCCAAAGGCAGGTCTCCTGGCCCTGGTCCTAGGCCACATCCTCCTGAATGGTAACCGGGCAAGAGAGGCCTCCATTTGGGACCTGCTTCTAAAGGTCGATGTGTTGGATGAGCCCCAGAGGATCAATATCCCCTTTGGAAACACAAGGAATCTCCTAACTACTGACTTTGTGCGTATGCGGTTCTTGGAGTACTGGCCAGTGTATGGCACTAATCCCCTCGAATTTGAGTTCTTGTGGGGCTCTAGAGCCCACAAGGAAATCACAAAGATGGAAGCCCTGAAGTTTGTGGCACAGGCCCATGATGAGGAGCCCTGGAGCTGGCCAGAAGAATATAATAAGGCTCTGGAAGCTGACAAAGCCAAAGAAAGAAGCCAGGCTGCTGGCTTGGAGTTCTGGTCAGAGGACACTATGAATGATAAGGCAAATGATTTGGTCCAGTTGGCCATTAATGTCACTGAGGAGCTGCTGCCTATACATCAGGATGAGCTATTGGCTCACACTGGCAAAGAGTTTGAGGATGTGTTCCCAAATATCCTCAGTCGAGCTACTCTAATCCTTGATCTGTTCTATGGGTTTTCTCTGATTGAGGTTGATACCAGTGAGCATATCTACCTCCTTGTTCAGCAACCAGAATCAGAAGAAGAGCAAATGATGCTAGAGAGCCTGGGGAGACCCACTCAAGAATATGTGATGCCAATCCTGGGTTTGATCTTCCTGATGGGCAACCGTGTCAAAGAGGCCaatgtctggaatttgcttcGGAGATACGGTGTAGATGTAGGAAGAAAGCATGCCATCACCTGCAAGCTTATGAGACAGCGCTACTTGGAATGTAGGCCACTGTCCTACTCTAATCCAGTTGAATATGAGCTTCTATGGGGTCCTCGAGCTCACCTTGAAACCACCAAAATGAAAGCCTTGGAGTACATGGCCAGGCTCTACAGAAAGCGACCACAGGACTGGCCAGAGCAATACAGGGAGGCTGTTGAAGATGAGGAAGCCAGAGCCAGATCTGAGGCAACTGCCATGTTCTTCTTTGGCCCCATGTGA